GAGGGGGACCTCCGCGCCCTCGGGAGCGTCGACGTGCCGCTCGCGGTAGGCGTCGCCCCAGTCGTCGGGAACGGCGACGCCGCGGGCGGTCAGCTCGTCGGCCACGGCGCGGGCGGGATCGTCGGGCGTCGTCGCCCGGACGAGCGTTCCGAAGAGGTCGAACGTAATCGCCACTGCCGTGTGATTAGCCCAATTCGACTTGAACGCGACGGTCGCGCGCCAGGGCGGACGGTATCGCCGACGCGCCTGCGTGCGACCATCGCCGTCACGCTTGCTACCGTGTGGCAAAGTGCTATAGTGGGAGGGGTCGAATCGGCGGTATGCATCGACCAGCGCTTCGGGCGGCGAGGCGCGAACTCGTGACCGCCGCCGGACGGACCGAGGGCCGCGTCGAGCGATGTCTGCACGGACAGGTGATCGAGCTGACGAAGCTAGTCGTGGAGGGGATCTCCGACCCGGAACGCCTCGATGCCCACGTCGAGGCGCTCGAGGAACTCGTGCCGGACGCGGGCGACGGGGCCGACCACGTGGAGCGGGCCATCGCCCGCGTCCGCGAGGTGCGCCGCGCGGCCGAGTCGACCTGAGAGTCGAGTCGACGTGAACGGTTTTGTCGGACGGTCGCGTAGCGGTCGCTATGGTTCGAGAGGAACTCCAGGCCGCGAGCGACGAACTGAACGAGGCGGCGTCGATGGCCGACGGCGAGACGAGAGAGCGCATCGAGGGGCAGGCCGACGAACTCGCCACCCTCGCGAGCGCCGAGCGGGGTCCCGATCAGGGGCGACTGGACCGACACATGAACATCCTGCGCGAGCTATCGGGCGACGCGGGCGACGGCGCGGAGCACGTCGAGCGCGCCCTCGAACACGTCGAGGAGTACCGGAAGGGCGTCAGCGGTATCTAGCCTCCGACGCGCCCTCCTCGAGCATCTTTCCCGCCGAGACGGCGATCTCCTCGAAGGCGTCGATGTCCATCTCGTCGGTCGTCATGAGCACGCCGTGGTCGCCCACGAGCACGCGGCTAATGAAACCGTCCGAGAAGACGCGGATGGTGAACTCGTACTCGCCGATCTCCGGTTCGGTGTCGGGTTCGAGCGAGAGTTCGGTGTAGCTGTGCTGGGCGTCGAATCCCTCCCGTTCGATCTCGACGAACCGCTCTTTCACCTCTCGAGCGCGCTCCTCGTTCGGGTAGAGGTCGCTTCGGAGGTAGAGCAGATCGAACGCGTCCGGCGTGAAGTAGATCACGCTACGGAGCGTGTCACCGACACCGGTTCGGCACGTGCTGACGAGTCCCTCCGCGAAGTCGACCGAGATGTCGGTTGACATACCGCCGATAGATCACGGGCGAGTATGAGCACATCGTACGTCGCCACCGCGGCCCGCGCGGTGAAGCGAGCGACGAGACGGCGACTGATACTGTCGGACGGACGCCGGGTCAGCCGTCCGTCACGTCGTTCGAGTCGTCCCCGCCCCGCTCGGACGCCCGCTCCCGTCCCTCGTCCGTCTCGCTCTCCGCCCTTCCGTCACCCGCCTCGCTCCCCCCACCCACCTCTCTCTCGCTGGCGGGCGCGTCCGCCGGAACGTCGAGGACGCCGTGCGGCGAGACCGCGAGCACCGGGATCGACGACGCGAGGAGGACCCGCTCGGTGGTGCTCCCGAGGAAGTGTTCGAACCCCTCCCGACCGCGGGTCCCCATCACGATGAGGTCGACGTCGTGGTCTTCGGCGTACTCGACGATGGCGGCGTGGACGTACAGGCCGTGTTCGAGCACCGGCACCGCGTCGACGCCCATCTCCTCGGCCTCCGCGACCAGGGCGTCGAGCGCGGCCTCGCCCGTCTCGCGAAACTCCTCGAGCGTCGTGCGCATGCTGTGTGCGCTGAAGAGCATCTTCTCGACGCTCTCGTCGACCACGTACAGGAGGTGCACCGTCGCGCCGACCGACCGGGCCAACTCGAAGGCGTGCTCGGCCGCGGCCGTCGCGATGTCGCTGCCGTCGGTCGGAACGAGGATGACGTCGTACATGGGCGACGGTGCGCGAGGACGGCACTTATACTGTCGGCCGTATCCGCCCCATCGTTCGGACGCGATCGAAACGGACGTAGTCGAAACGGACGCAGTCGATCGAACCGAGTGGGGTCGACGGTGCGACCGCCACGACCGACGACGTAGCCGCCTCCGAGCGGCGGGGGTATGCGTATAGCGCCAACGCCTATGCCAGTGCGTCGCACTGCTCCCCGTGGGCGTCGCTCCGCCGGGGAGCACTCCCAGTATCGGCACACGATTCGTGGTGGAGACGTGTCACACGTCATACGTTCCGGGGGGAGACCCTCCCCCACCCCACCGTGGACCGACGACGTTCCGTCGGAGAGACCGTTCTGGATCGCCGTCCGACACCTCGAATCGAGCGACCGCCGGCCCGAACACGTCGACTGGATCGTCGCGGGAGGGCGGTGGCCGCACCCGGACTACGCGGACTCGTCGGGGACCCGCCGGTAGTGCGTCCCCCTGACGACGACGCCGTCCTCCACGACTCGTACCTCGCGCAGGGGAAGCTCGCCGGCGAGGTGGGCGTCGCAGATCTCGCTGCCGGTGACGCGCGTCCCATCTGCCGCCTCGTAGAGGGGCATGTACGACGGGAGGGCCCGGACGCACTTACGCTGTCGGCCGGTCCCCGTACCGACCGGTCGGCACCCCGGACATCGACGCTCGCGAACCGGAGCCGGCCGACGGGCGTGGTCCCGGCGACGACTCGACGCCGGTGAACGGCGTCGGCTCCGTTTACACGCTGTGGCCGACCGTCTCGTCCCGCGTCGAGGAGACGTTCCGCCCCTTGCGTCGGTTACGGGGAGGGTCTGCGTCCCTCGATCGGGACGCTGTAAGACGCACCCGATTCGCCGTGGGACTCACTGGTTCGAATCGGCTCAGGGGGGCGTTTCACTGCTCACTGCATCCCCGGGAGAAGTCCGCCCTCCCCGATTTGAACGCCGGAAGACGGTTCCGCTCGCTACGCTCGCGGACTGCGACTTCCGAGCACGAAATCGGCTCGGCCGGATGTACACGACAAATCCGCCCTCCCCGATTTGAACGGGGGGCAAGTCGATCTACAGTCGACTGCTCTGCCAGACTGAGCTAAGGGCGGTCCATCGGATAGGAGCGGCGCGCGGAATTTAACCCTTATCCTTCGGTCGCGTCGGTCACGTGTCCGACGGAGGAGGAAGATTCATATATCCTAACCAATATACGATACACGACCGGATGAGCAAGATCACGTTCCGCGCCGACGACGATCTCATCTCGCGATTGGAGGAGTACGACGCCTCCAAGAGCGAGGTCATGCGCGAGGCGCTCCGCGCGTACCTCGACGACGCGAGCGGCGCGTCGCGGACGTCGGGCGCGTCGGGCGCGTCGGACGCCGCACACGACCGCGAGCGTGATCCCGACCTCGATTCCCGCCTCGACGAGCGCGTCCGCGAGCGGGTGGACGCCGCCATCGACGAGCGCGTAGACGACATCGTCGCCGCCGTCCTCCCCGAAGTCCTCGCGCACGTGCGAGGGGACTACGCCCGACAGCCCCCGACCCGCGGGGCGCAGGACGTCAACCTCACCATCGCGGTGGAGGGGGCAGGTGCGGTCAGGGGGGCGCCCGACCGGGTCGACGCGGCTGGCACGCACGACGCAACCGGGACGACCGACGCCACCGACGCGACCGACGCCGCCGACGCGACCGCACGTAAGACACCGAACGACGCCGATCCGCGTCCGTCCGACGCCGCGCACGATCGTGACCGCGAGCGTGAACGCAAGCCTGAACCCGAACGCGCCTGCGGCCAGTGCGGCGAGGGGCTGTCGTCGTCGCACGTCTTCTGTCCGAACTGCGGCGAGAAGGCGAGCCACCGCGTCTTCTGCGAGTGCGGCGACGAGGTCCGCTCGGACTGGAGCTTCTGCCCGGGGTGCGGTCGTCGCACGCCAGCGGCGGACGTCCTCGACCGCCAGTAACGCCCGACGTTTACGACCTGTCCCGGACCGTGTCTTACATCAGGGCAAAGATTTATTATACGCCGGTATATGTAAACACCTGCGTAAGACGATCGTCTTACACGGGGCGGTCGCGGGGGGACGACCCGCGCCGTCTTGCGGTTTCGACGTGTAAGACGGATGGGCCGGTGTGACACGTGGCCCGCCGTCTTACCGGACACAAGGGGAAAACAACAATGGAGCGTGTGACACTACGGATTCCGAAGCAGCAGATCGAAGAGGTCGAACGCATGGTCGAGACGGGCGAATACCCGAACCGGAGCGAAGCGATCCGGGCCGCCGTGCGCGACATGATCAACGAAGAGAACGCGGAACGCCAGCGGCAGAACAAGCGTCCGTGGGCGAGAGCGTAGATGCAGGACATCGTCAACTCGGCGCTCGAGAACGCCGAGAAAGAGCAGCGCAAGATGTCCGGCGGGTCGGACGACGAGGAGTTCGGTGAACCCCGGATCGTCATCGTCGGCTGCGGCGGCGCGGGCAACAACACGGTCAACCGCCTGTACAACATCGGCGTCGACGGTGCCGAGACCGTCGCCATCAACACGGACAAGCAGCACCTCAAGATGATCGAGGCCGACACCAAGATCCTCGTCGGCAAGTCCCTCACCGCCGGGCTCGGGGCGGGCGGCGACCCCGAGATGGGCGAGCGCGCCACCGAGATGGCACAGGGGACGATCAAGGAGGTGCTCGGCGAGGCGGACCTCGTGTTCGTCACCGCCGGGATGGGCGGCGGCACCGGCACCGGTGCCGCGCCCGTCTGCGCGAAGATCGCGAAGGAGCAGGGCGCGATCGTCGTCGGGATGGTCTCGACGCCGTTCAACGTCGAGCGCGCCCGCACCGTGAAGGCCGAGGAGGGGCTCGAGGAACTCCGCAACGAGGCCGACTCGATAATCGTCCTCGACAACAACCGCCTGCTCGACTACGTGCCGAACCTGCCCATCGGCAAGGCGTTCTCCGTGATGGACCAGATCATCGCGGAGACCGTCAAGGGCATCTCCGAGACGATCACCCAGCCCTCCCTGATCAACCTGGACTACGCGGACATGTCCACGATCATGAACCAGGGCGGGGTCGCGGTGATGCTCGTCGGCGAGACCCAGGACAAGAACAAGACCGAGGAGGTGGTCAAGGACGCGATGAACCACCCGTTGCTCGACGTGGACTACCGCGGCGCGTCCGGCGGCCTCGTCCACATCACGGGCGGCCCCGACCTCACGCTGAAGGAGGCCGAGGGCATCGCCCAGAACATCACCGACCGCCTGGAGGCCAGCGCCAACGTCATCTGGGGGGCGCGCATCCAGGAGGAGTACAAGGGGAAGGTCCGCGTCATGGCCATCATGACCGGCGTCCAGTCGGCCCAGATCCTCGGGCCCACGACCCAGAAGCAGGCCGACGCCTCCCGGCAGGCGCTCGACAGCGACACCGCCGAGAACTACACCTACGGCGAGACCGACGGCGGCACGCCGGAACTCGAACAGAACAACGGTCTCGACGTCATCCGCTGATCGGCGTCGCGGCCGCGGATACCACCGATACCACCTGCGGATACCTTATTCCACCTCACGCGCCGAGCGCCGACAGCGTCCGTGCCGACGGTGCGACGCCGAGGCGTACCCGACGCGTCGACGCTGCCGCCGGCGAAAACGGACGTTTACGCTACGCGTCCTCGACCGCCTCGACCAGCTGGCACTTCCGGCACAGTCGGCGCGTCGTCGTCCCGCCGCAGCGCTCGCACTCGCGCATCTCCGGGCCCTCTCCCTCGCGGTAGCGCTCGGCGGCGATGCCAGCCAGTTCCTCGTAGCCGGCCATGATGGAGTGGCGCGTTCCGGGGTGGTTCTCCTCCAGCTCGAGGAGGAGGCGCTGGATCTCCCCGCGGTAGGCCTCGCTCGCGTGCGGGCACTCGGTGATGTGCGCAGGGAGGTCCCGCAGGTGGGCGTAGAGGGCGACCTCCTTCTCGGGGACGTCGCGCAGGGGTTTCGCGCGGGGGACGAACGCCTCGACCTCGGCGCGCTCGTCGAACCCCCCGAGGCTGGCGTCGAAGTGCTTCGCCACCTGGCTCACGTCCCCCTCGAGGACGTTCATCAGCGCGGTCTGGGCCTCGTCGTCGAGGTTGTGCCCGGTGAGGAGTTTGTCCGCGCCGAACTCCTCTGCGTACCGCGAGAGGAGGTCGCGGCGGAACACCCCGCAGTAGGCGCAGGGGGCCATCCCCATCGGGTCGGACTCGGCCACGTCGTCCATGCGGAGGCCGAACTCGTCCTCGTAGGTCACCACCTCGTGGCGGAGATCGAGGTCCGCCGCGAGGTCGAGGCAGGCGTCGAGCGACGCGTCGCGGTAGCCCTCGATCCCCTCGTGGATCGTGAGCGCGATCAGCTCCACGCGGGGGTCCTTCGCGAACGTCCCGTGGAGGAGGTGGGTGAGCACGACGCTGTCCTTCCCGCCGGAGAGGCCGACGACCCACGTCTCGGGGTCGTCGGGCGTCGCGTCCGGGGAGAGGAGGGCGTCCTCGCGGACGCGGCGGCGGACGCGCTTCTCGACCGACCGGCAGAAGTGCTTCTCGCAGAGGTGCAGCCCCGAGTACGCGGCGTGCATCACCGCCGGATTGCCGCACTTGTCGCAGTCCATTACCCCCGGCTATCCGATCGAGGGCAATCACCGTTACGCATACGGAGAAGCGAGAGGGGGGGTAGAGAGACAGAGCGTAGAGAGCCACGACGGAGAGAAGCACGGCATAGAGAGCGAGGGGGACGACGAGGGCAGACGGACGGTCGCGACCCCCGCCTCAGTCCAGGAGCCGCTCCTCTCGGGGGCCGTCCTCACCCGTCCCTTCCTCGTCGAAGGCGGCGAGGAGGACCGCCGCGAGCGCCCCCATCACCAGACAGAGCGCCGCGAGCACGACCGCCGCGAGGAGGTGGAGCTGCGCGAGTTCGACGACCACCATCAGCGCCCCGGCGAGCAGGAACGCCCCCGTCGGCGAGGGGAGCGACGGACCGACGCCCGGGAGGTCCGTCCGCCGCCCGATCGCCGCGAAGACGAGCGTGAGGAGCGTGACGACGACGAGGTCGAAGCTGAGCAACATGAACATCGCCGTGGCCCCTGCCGGCGAGGCGTCAGGGATCCCCACCTGCGCCAGCGACAGGGGCACCTCTACAGACAGCGGGATCATGACCGATGACACCCTCCGCTCGCGGAAATAGTTCGCGGCCAGTTGTTGTTCGAGACTGATTTCGTATCGCGACATATAATTTACCGAGTCGAACTGGTGCGAAAGAGAGCGGCGAAGAAACGGTTTTTCGTCCGCGGTGGTTACTGACGGCGATGACCCTCTCCCGCCAGGCGGCCGCAGAGCGCGTCGAGCGCCTCGTCGAGACGGTCGAGCGCGAGACGATGCCCGTCCCCGTCCGCGAGGTGTGGGTGTACGGCGACCTCGCGCTCGGCCTCGACCCGGTCGAGCGGATCGACGTCTACCTCACCAAGGACCTGCTCTTTCACGGCGACGCGGAGCGCGAGGAGGAATTCGTCGAGCGCCACGGCGTGCGCGGCGTCGGCAAGACCGTCTCCGCCGAGTGGGCCGACGAGCACCCCGAAGCCATCCGCGCTAACCGCAACGGGCACGTCGCCCCCGAGCGGTGCCTCGCCGCGCACCTCCTCGCGTCCGACGAGCCGATCCACCTCGAGGTGTGTAATACGGGGTTCGAGAACAACGTCACCCAGCGGCTGAAGGGTGCGGTCGCCCGCGAGGCGTACGAACAGATCCTCGACCCGCGCGGCGTCTGCCTGTGGGTCGACGGCACGCGCTCGGAGACGGCGTTCGAGAAACTGCGCGAGGGCGACCTGATCTTCCCCACGCTCGACGACGCGCTCGCGATGCTCGGCATGGACGAGGACGAGGCGCGCGAGGCCGCCGATGCGGTGAAAGCGTACCGCCGTGAGCAGGAGGGAATGACCGTCCGCGGCGACGTGGTCTGAGGGCGAACCAACGTCGTCCCTCGATCCGCTCGCTCGGCGCACTCGGTCGCGGACGGCTTCGTCGTCCGTTCGCGCTGTCCGCGGCCGCCACGCCGGCGTCGGCGGTGGCACTCGAATCGGTCGTTCGGCCCGTATATTTATGACAGAAAGCGGGACCAGAGCCCCCATGACGTGAGAGTCGTCGTGAGGTGCTCCGCGGTTGTGCGACGCCACACCTCACGGAATCGGTCGCGGCGTCGCCTGTCCGCCAGGACGTTTTGCTTCATGAGCGGCTGCGCCGCCCGCTAGCAAAGCGCCCACTGAAACCGCGGCACTCTCCGCGGTCGTTCGGCTCGTCTCCTCCGCTCACCCCGAGACGGACCGAACGGATCAGCCCGTCCGCCGACCGGGTCGGTCAGGGGACTCGCCCCACCGTCACGTGGAAGGGGACGACCTCCCGCCGCCGGTACTCGCCCCTCCCCATCTGCTCGACGACGCGCCGCCCCATCGCGCGCCAGTCCGCCCGGAGCGCGTCGTACTCGTCGTCGGTCAGACCGCCGGCGAGCAGCGTCTCGCGCTGGCTCCCCAGGCGCGACGCCGTCGCCTTGCGCCTCGCTCCCTCCAGCGCCCGCTCGTCGTACGGCGGTTCGACGATCCGCGCGTGGTCGTAGCGGCGCGTCTCGACGTCGACGAGCCCCGCCTCGCGGAAGAGTCCCGGCACCGCGCCGAGGGTCACGTCCGTCGGGACGCCGGCGACGTAGCGCTCGCGGGCGCGGGCGGCGAGGCGCTCCTCCGCCGGGACGGTCGAGTCGACCGTCACCGCCCCGTTATCCGGTTCGACCGCCGCCACGAGGTCCGACGACGCGCGGCGGAACTCGCGCACCGCGGCGACCGGGTCGGGGAGGTTGATCAGGAGGGCCTGACAGACCACCAGGTCCGCCGCCCCGTCGCGGACGGGCATCGAGAGCGCGTCGGCGCGAACGGGAGAGACCGGTTCGGAAACCGCTTCGAGGAGGTCGGCGTCGCGGTCGAGTCCGACTACGCGGGCGGCGTCGGGGGCGTCCGCCGCCAGCACGGCCGAGAGTTCGCCCGTCCCGCAGCCCACGTCGAGGATCGTCGCCCGGTCGGGCAGCGAGAGCGGTGCGAGCGCGTCGCGTGCCTCCCACATCCCCTCTCGGGTCGCGGCCAGGTAGTCGGCGGAGAACCGGCGCATTACCGTGTGGTGGAAGCGACGGCGTGAAAACGGTGCGGTTACGCGCCGAACCGGCGACGGGCGATCACGGAGGCGAGCACCGACCCGACGAGAGCGATCAGGACCGATTCGGGGTCGAACCCGTTCGCGACGACGGCGACGGCCGTGACTTCGAGGAATGCGACCAACGCGACGACCGACGTGACACCGACGGCGGCGAACCGGCGAGAGTCGAACTGGCGGGGGTCGAACCGGCGGCGCGCGAGGGTGCCGACGGCGAGTCCGACGACGAGCGGAACGGCGACGAGGATCGCCGCGGCCTCGACGACGGAGCGTCCGGTCAGGGCGGCGACGTCCGCGACCGACAGCGCGAGGAGGACGGCGAGGACGCCGTTCGCGAGGAGGAGTGCGAAGGGGAACTCGGAGTCGGAGAGCATGCGTTCCGGTGCGCGTACTGTCACCGCATAGTCGTTTCTACCCCGAGAGGCGAAACGGGGAGGGCGAGGTGCCGGTGTCGCCTCAGTCCTTCCGGAGTTCCCGGACGCGCTCGATGTTCCACTCGAAGCCCCTGCCGTCCTCGGTGGGCGTCTCGAGCACGAGCGGCACGTCCTCGATGCGCGGGTCGTTGACGAGCGCCTTCATGCCCTCGACGCCGATCTCGCCCTCGCCGACGTGGGCGTGTTCGTCCTTGTGCGTCCCGCAGGCGTGCTTCGAGTCGTTGAGGTGGACGCACTGCAGGTGCTCCAGACCGACCACGTCGTCGAACTCGGTGAGCGTGTCCTTCGCGCCCTTCGCGGTCGAGAGGTCGTACCCCGCGGCGAAGGCGTGGGCCGTGTCGAGACAGACGTCGAGGTCCTGGTCGCTGTCGTCGAGGACGGTTGCGAGGTGCTCGAACTCGCCGCCCAGCTTGGTGCCGCTGCCCGCGTCGGACTCGACGAGGACGGTGACGTCGTGTGGAACATCGAGTTCGGAGAGCGCGCTCGCGGCGTTGGCGAGGCCGGTCTCGACGCCCGCGCCGGTGTGCGCGCCGAGGTGGACGTTCACGTAGGGGATGTCCAGCTTCTCGGCGGCGTCGACCTCCCGCTGCATCGAGGCGATGGACTTCGCGCGCAGGTCGTCCTTCGGGGTGCAGAGGTTGACGAGGTACGAGGAGTGGATGACCCACGGCCCGTCGAGGTGGGCCGCGGTCCCCTCCCGGAACTCGGCGGCCTCCTCGTCGTCGATGTTCGGATCCTGCCACACCTGCGGCGAGTGGGTGAAGATCTGCCCGCAGTTGCCGCCGACCGCCACCTCGTTCTCGACGGCGTTGTGGACGCCGCCCGCGACCGAGACGTGTGCTCCGACTCGTAGCATTTCTAGCTATAACTACTCGTTGTCGGGCATAGGGACTTCGGAAATCGGCTAGCAGTTGCTGGAGGGGGCCAAAGAGACAGGAGCGAAAACGGCTGCAAAGCCCTCGCGCTCTCGACTCCCGCGGCTCGTTGCGCTCCTCGGGCGCTTCGCGCCCTGCGGTGCTTACGTCGCCGAGGTTCGCCGAGAGCGCTCGCCCTTTGCGATTCCGCCAGGAGCCGCGTCGGGATTCCTACTCGACTCCGTCGGGCGCGCACAGAAGCGCGCCCAGCCGCACGGCGACGTGGCCGGGAGGGCGGCTCGTCGCCCGACCCGGGGGAGGGCAGGCGTGCGGTGCGGTACGGTACGGTGCAATCCCTGGCGTCTCCGTGAGCGAGCCGTCAGGCGAGCGAACGGGGCTCAAGAGACGAGTACGACGAGTCTCCTGGTGGACTGAAAGGGCGAGGGCTCTCGGGGAAGTCCGACACCGCAAGCACCGGAACCGAGCGAGTGGCACGAGCGAGGTGAGGAGCGCAGCGTGTGGCGCACGACCCGAGAGCCCGAGGGCTTTCGAGATGGTATCGACACCGTCACAGCGTATCGAGGGCTTTCGAGGCAGTAGCCCCGTCACAGCCACCAATGAAAGATCACCGAAACGACTATGCCAACGGATCGACCCGCTCCCGGTTCCACGCGTCGCTGTCGAACTTCTCCGCGGCGATCTCCTCCGCTCGCTCCAGTTCCGCGTCGGTCCAGGTGCCCTCCTCGGCGTCGGCCCACTCCCGGAGCGACGCCTCCAGCGTCGCGACCGCCTCCCCCCGGGAGATGTCACTGTGCTCGTCGATGCCCGTGACGCGCTCGCGGTACGCCGCCGGCGTCACGTCCGCGCCGGCGAAACAGCCGAGGGTGCGCTCGGCGCGCACCGAGTAGGTGAGCGAGCCGTGCTGGATGACGCTGTCGCGGCGACGGTACTGCGCGTTGCCCGAGAGCTTGCGCCCCGCGTAGACCACGTCGTGGGCGGGGTGCAGCTCCCGGAGGTAGCACGCGGGGTGGTGGAGTTCGGGGCGCTCCTCCTCGGCGAAACCGGCGGGAACGCCCATCGCCGCGCAGGCGTCGAGGAGCGGGCGACACAGCAGCTCGTAGGTCTCCATCAGGTCGCCCGGGAGTTCCGCGGCGGGGGCGACGATCGAGTAGGAGACGTCGCCCTCGCGATCGTGGTAGATCGCGCCGCCGCCCGTCGGACGCCGGGTGACGGTGATCCCCTCGCGCTCGCAGAACGACCAGTCGATGTCGGCGGGATCCTGGTGGTAGCCGAGCGACAGGGTGCTCGGGTCCCACTGGTAGACCCGGACGGTCCGCGGCCCGCCGGCGGCGGCGGTCTCGGCCGCGACCGCGTCGAGCGCCATGCACATCGGCCCCGGCAGCGACTCCTCGCGGATCAACCGCCACTCGCGGTCGGCGAGGGAGTCCGCGTCGGTTGCGTCGGCCTCGGTTTCCATGCCCCTGCTACCGGGGCGGCCCGGGAAAGCGGTTGCGCCGCGCGGACGACGGACGGGAAGCGAGGGATGCGAGAGGGGGCGACGACAAGAGGGTGCGAGGGAGGACGACGAGGGGATGTGAGGGAGGACGAGAGACGAGAGGCGTCGAGGGGGCAGCTAAAGGGTTCTTTAGCGAGGGCTTATCCGCCGGGCGTACGCAGGACGAGTATGGAAAACGACGACGCGGTGCTGAAGACCGGCACCACCACGGTCGGCCTCCGGACCGCCGAGGGTGTCGTGCTGGCCGCCGACCGCCGGGCCAGCCTCGGCGGTCGGTTCGTCTCGAACAAGCGGGCGATGAAGATCGAACAGGTGCACCCGCGGGCCGCCGTAACGATGGCCGGGACCGTGGGCGGCGCGCAGGCGTTCATCCGCCAGCTCCGAGCGGAGGCGAGCCTCTACGAGGCCCGGCGCGGCCGACCGATGGACCTGGACGCGCTGGCACAGACCGCCGGACAGCTCCTGCGCGGAACGCCCGCCAGCCCGGTCCTGGGCGGCGTCGACGTGTCGACCGCGTCGGCCGGTCGGACCGGGTCCGACGGGAGAGCCGGGGGCGACGCGGACGCGAACGGCGAGCCGCGCGTGTTCAGCATCGACGGCGCGGGCGGCGTGCTGGAGGACGCCTACACCGCGAGCGGGAGCGGCACGACGCTCGCCACCGGCGCGTTAGAGCGCGGCTACCGCGAGGACCTCACGCTGGAGGAGGGCGTCCGGGTGGCCGTCGAGGCGGTCGCGAGCGCCCTGGAGCGCGACACGGCGAGCGGGAACGGCGTGACCGTCGCGCGGATCACCGCCGACGGCGTGACGATCGACACCCACGACGACGTGACGGAGGTGCTCGAATGATGCGCGGCGACGACCGGCAGGCGTACGACCGGGGCAGTAACATCTTCTCGCCCGACGGGCGGCTCTACCAGGTGGAGTACGCCCGCGAGGCGGTCAAGCGGGGGAGCGCGAGCGTCGGAATCCGGGTTGACGAGGGCGTCGTCCTCGCGGCGGCGCGTCGGGTCCGCTC
The Halomarina pelagica DNA segment above includes these coding regions:
- a CDS encoding proteasome subunit beta, whose product is MENDDAVLKTGTTTVGLRTAEGVVLAADRRASLGGRFVSNKRAMKIEQVHPRAAVTMAGTVGGAQAFIRQLRAEASLYEARRGRPMDLDALAQTAGQLLRGTPASPVLGGVDVSTASAGRTGSDGRAGGDADANGEPRVFSIDGAGGVLEDAYTASGSGTTLATGALERGYREDLTLEEGVRVAVEAVASALERDTASGNGVTVARITADGVTIDTHDDVTEVLE
- a CDS encoding lipoate--protein ligase family protein; this translates as METEADATDADSLADREWRLIREESLPGPMCMALDAVAAETAAAGGPRTVRVYQWDPSTLSLGYHQDPADIDWSFCEREGITVTRRPTGGGAIYHDREGDVSYSIVAPAAELPGDLMETYELLCRPLLDACAAMGVPAGFAEEERPELHHPACYLRELHPAHDVVYAGRKLSGNAQYRRRDSVIQHGSLTYSVRAERTLGCFAGADVTPAAYRERVTGIDEHSDISRGEAVATLEASLREWADAEEGTWTDAELERAEEIAAEKFDSDAWNRERVDPLA